The genomic interval GACCGCAGGGTCCTCTATGGCGCAGGCGCCACTGGATCGCCTGGATATCCGTCTTCTAGATACACCTGGGCAAGgagtcggtgatggtgatggtgacgatAATGATGGTCAATCTGCCTCGACCCTGCCAACTGTCTCACTCGGTTTCGTGGGGACGGATGTCATCGGCGGGATCCGCAGACTTGCGGAGCTGGGCATAGTGGATCCCGAGCGCATCCCATCGTGGATGACGGGCGAAGAAGCTGTTAGCATGGCGGTTATCCGGAGGGGGAAACGGGTCCGGAAGCATCTGTAAATTGTTGGTGATTTGTTTTTTGCGTCTGGTGTTTTGCGGTGATACCCATATTTGGTTTGTCTTGGGTGTTTTGGGAATGAATGGTATAAGCCACATTGCATTGGTGGTTTTAGTATTTGGTCTTTAGCGCATTATATCTTGTTTAGTATTTTCACCGATGTATAGGTATCGCAGCACCATACCTGGTAGGGAGTATCTGGTGATTAACGAAAAGAGTCTTCGATCTCTAAAAAAATATCTCTTTCCATTGCTGCAACTCAGAAGTATCTGCTCCATATGATATCCCCAGAAAATATGAATGCCTCCCTCCAACCCTCCCCTACCAAGTCAGATCTAGCCATCCTCCACAAAATCACCCATAACCAGCCGAACCTGCTCCAAAAAGTTCAAATGGCTCAGAATCACCGCACAGCTGTCCATGAAATCCTTCACGCGCACCTCCTCCCACAGATTCCCGCCCTTCGATTCAACAGCCCCAATCTGCATGTCAACCAATTCCGGAATCTCACCCCTCAGCTCACTCCACACCCTCGACAGCGCCAGATAGGGCTTGATATCAATTTTCCGCTGGAAACACAACCGATACGCCTCCCTGGTGGCAACAAGGTATCGCGCCGCAGATGGAAAATCCGCACGGCGCGCGTAGAGAACAGCATTGACAAACCGCGTGGTAGATGCCATGTCGGGGCGCTGGAACGTCGACCgcgcggcggcgatgaaTTCATCGGCCAGAGCGATGGGGCGGCCCGAGGATGCGATCTGGTCGTAGAGCTCGGGGGACATGCTGCGCGCGAGCCAGTCTTTGAGCTGGAGAGAGTAGTCCTGCCAGCGCACGGCGTGGATGCTACCGTTTAGCGCTGGGCGTGGGATCTTGATGTTTAACAGGCGGTGCAGGTTGTGGAGTTGGGTTGCGTGGAGGGCTTTGTGGAGCCAGTCGTCGAAGTAGAGGGCGTTGGTGAGGATGTGGGTGTAGTCCGGTAGGATGAAGCCGTGTTGCGGGAGGTGGGTGCCTTGGTCGGGTGTTGTTTCGGGGGTGGATTGGGAGTGTAGTGTATCTAGGTGTGGGTTTGGATCTTCGGTAGTAGAGAGTGTGTTCATGGTTGTTGGGATGGAGTTGATGCACGgggtggtgagggagatGAAAAGGTTCGGCGGATGAAGAAGTAATGGGCTGGTTGGGAGGTAGATCAAGTACGAGACTGAGAAGTTGATGGCAGGTATCGGCAAAACTGATGTCTTGGTTGTTGAGAGAATTGGGAAAGAGCAGGAAATACCCTGCTAAAGAGGCCGGGCCGAGGACATGATAGAGACCTGGGAAGCCCATGGAAGACTGAAAAATCCCAGAGCGCGGCAGGACTCTGAACAtagagaggagagagagatagtTGATGATGTTCGCTCAGTAGTGCAACCGGAAACTGCCGTCAAATCGAAGCAGGTTCTCGAATGTAGCGTGGGCATCAAGCCCTGTCATTGCTGCAATTGATATTCACCCTACTGTTTGCAGTGTTCGATGGCTCGGCATGTCCTGTCTTATTGTGTCCGAGATCATATTCACATATTGACTCTGTGTATGTAGTATGTAGTTGTCGGATAGGACAGCGAAATGTAATCCAAAAGAAGATAGTGGCCTCTCAAAATCTACAGTGCTATCAGCAGGCAAGGTATTTAGAATCATAATCATGACAGTTAGCAATTGGGGTATCTGAATCAAACAACCACCGAGTTCCAAGACCCATTGAAGCGGTGGCCAGCACACAACCTCCTTGAACGCCATCAAAACAATCAGCACATCAGCACCTTAGGCCATATTCATCGTATTGTGACGACGCACGCGGCCGACTGGTGAACCAACGCGAGTACGAGGACCATTCTGCGCCAAACCAAGAATTTGTTAGTAAACACGAACATTGTGGGTTTGGCAAAGCCGAGCAACAGGGATGGTCTCGTACCACGTTCACCAGACAATCCAAACTGTTCCGCCACGTTGAGATAGCCTTCTTCATTGACACGGCCATCCTTTTTGAGAGATTCAAGGTCGTGATCAGGCTTATTGGATTTCCAAGGCGCTCGGCTGATTTGATTTCTGTTAGCGGGTTGTCCGCAAGGAATGCGCTCGACCTGAACTTACCAGTAAACGCAACGCACACCGGAAGCACGGGTGGTGGCGGCCCATTGATCGAAACAGGCCTTGTGGATGTTGTTCCCGCAGGCCGCGCGGCAGAAAACAATGGCCTCGTTTGCCTCGAATTCCATGAAGCAGATGGGACAGTCTCCCTCGATGGGTCTCTGCTTGCCACCCGTGTCTTCGGTGGAAGCAGCTTGTCCGCGGCGCAGGGGAGATCCATGGTACATTTC from Penicillium psychrofluorescens genome assembly, chromosome: 5 carries:
- a CDS encoding uncharacterized protein (ID:PFLUO_008231-T1.cds;~source:funannotate) encodes the protein MNTLSTTEDPNPHLDTLHSQSTPETTPDQGTHLPQHGFILPDYTHILTNALYFDDWLHKALHATQLHNLHRLLNIKIPRPALNGSIHAVRWQDYSLQLKDWLARSMSPELYDQIASSGRPIALADEFIAAARSTFQRPDMASTTRFVNAVLYARRADFPSAARYLVATREAYRLCFQRKIDIKPYLALSRVWSELRGEIPELVDMQIGAVESKGGNLWEEVRVKDFMDSCAVILSHLNFLEQVRLVMGDFVEDG